From one Mycolicibacterium sp. HK-90 genomic stretch:
- a CDS encoding carboxymuconolactone decarboxylase family protein: MTDDVREQGLRVLQEMVPHLPAGVVEPDGSFGDEMMAIGVDNVFGRLWSRDGLSRRDRSLVTMGILIALRATEEFESHVRIGLRNGLTEDEIAEVIYHSSGYAGFPNANTAMSVAKRVLKGS; this comes from the coding sequence ATGACAGATGACGTACGCGAACAGGGCTTGCGGGTCCTCCAGGAGATGGTCCCGCACCTGCCGGCAGGTGTCGTCGAGCCCGACGGTTCCTTCGGCGACGAGATGATGGCCATCGGGGTCGACAATGTCTTCGGTCGGCTGTGGAGCCGCGACGGGCTGAGCCGCCGGGACCGCAGCTTGGTGACCATGGGCATCCTGATCGCCCTGCGAGCCACCGAGGAATTCGAGTCGCACGTCAGGATCGGCCTGCGAAACGGTCTCACCGAGGACGAGATCGCCGAGGTCATCTATCACTCCAGCGGCTACGCGGGCTTCCCCAACGCGAACACTGCGATGAGCGTGGCCAAACGGGTACTCAAAGGTTCGTGA
- a CDS encoding TetR/AcrR family transcriptional regulator, producing MARTQQQRREETVARLLDAAIDTIIEVGYAKASAAVIAKRAKVSDGALFRHFPTMSDFMAATAQEVARRQLELGSKLVAEIPADQPALPAVLTILRDIAGSDTNTVWHELMMAARTDEKLRGPLQTVLGEYVDNIYETAKSTPGVDQIPEDIFAVLLTIVINTFDGASMVRRVLPLPELEEARIAMLAELLSR from the coding sequence ATGGCCAGAACCCAACAGCAGCGCCGCGAGGAAACCGTCGCACGGCTACTCGACGCCGCGATCGACACCATCATCGAGGTCGGCTATGCCAAGGCCTCGGCGGCGGTGATCGCCAAGCGGGCCAAGGTTTCCGACGGCGCGCTGTTCCGGCACTTCCCGACCATGAGCGACTTCATGGCGGCCACGGCGCAAGAGGTGGCGCGCCGTCAATTGGAGCTGGGCAGCAAGCTCGTCGCGGAGATCCCGGCGGACCAGCCGGCGCTACCGGCGGTGCTGACGATCCTGCGGGACATCGCGGGCAGCGATACCAACACGGTGTGGCACGAGCTGATGATGGCCGCCCGCACCGACGAAAAGCTGCGCGGCCCACTGCAAACGGTGCTCGGCGAGTACGTCGACAACATCTACGAGACCGCCAAGAGCACGCCCGGCGTCGATCAGATCCCCGAGGACATCTTCGCCGTACTGCTGACCATCGTGATCAACACGTTCGACGGCGCATCCATGGTGCGCCGCGTGCTGCCGCTGCCGGAACTCGAGGAGGCCCGGATCGCGATGTTGGCGGAGTTGCTCAGCCGTTAG
- a CDS encoding DUF2304 domain-containing protein: protein MNWIQALLIISVLVLLAYLLGSRRSARSKAWVKVGFVLFVAAGIYAILRPDDTTVVANWLGVDRGTDLMEYVLIIAFVFVTLSTYLRLKDIELRYARLARAVALQNVRVPEDTNG, encoded by the coding sequence ATGAACTGGATCCAGGCCCTGCTGATCATCTCGGTGCTGGTGTTGTTGGCCTACCTGCTGGGGTCGCGGCGCAGCGCACGGTCGAAGGCGTGGGTGAAGGTCGGTTTCGTGCTGTTCGTGGCGGCAGGCATCTATGCGATCCTGCGGCCCGACGACACCACCGTGGTGGCCAATTGGCTTGGCGTGGACCGCGGTACGGACCTGATGGAGTACGTGCTCATCATCGCGTTCGTGTTCGTCACGCTCTCGACGTACCTGCGCCTCAAGGACATCGAACTGCGCTATGCCCGGCTGGCCCGGGCCGTCGCGCTGCAGAACGTGCGCGTGCCGGAAGACACTAACGGCTGA
- a CDS encoding GDP-mannose 4,6-dehydratase, giving the protein MRTLVTGAAGFIGSTLVDRLLADGHSVVGLDDLSTGRTENLSSADSNKDFEFVKADIVDADLLGLLKDTQPEVIFHLAAQISVKRSVDDPQLDSTVNVVGVVRLAEAARQAGVRKVVHTSSGGSVYGTPPSYPTSEDAPTNPASPYAASKVAGEVYFNMFRNLYNLDCSHIAPANVYGPRQDPHGEAGVVAIFAQALLAGRPTKIFGDGSDTRDYVYVDDVVDAFVKASGTVGGGQRFNVGTGVDTSTREMHTAIALAVGAADEPEMHPPRLGDLRRSQLDISRARDVLGWRPEVDLAAGIPKTVEYFRSNSR; this is encoded by the coding sequence GTGCGAACACTGGTGACAGGAGCGGCAGGTTTCATCGGATCGACGCTGGTCGATCGGCTGCTGGCGGACGGGCACAGCGTCGTCGGGCTCGACGACCTGAGCACGGGCCGGACAGAGAACCTGAGCAGTGCCGACAGCAACAAGGACTTCGAGTTCGTCAAGGCCGACATCGTCGACGCGGATCTGCTGGGCCTGCTCAAGGACACGCAGCCGGAGGTGATCTTCCACCTGGCCGCCCAGATCTCGGTCAAGCGTTCGGTGGACGATCCGCAACTGGATTCGACGGTGAACGTGGTGGGCGTCGTTCGGTTGGCGGAGGCGGCGCGTCAGGCCGGCGTGCGCAAGGTGGTGCACACGTCCTCGGGCGGCTCGGTGTACGGGACCCCGCCGTCCTATCCGACGAGCGAGGATGCCCCGACGAATCCGGCCTCGCCGTACGCGGCGAGCAAGGTGGCCGGCGAGGTGTACTTCAACATGTTCCGCAATCTGTACAACCTGGATTGCTCGCACATCGCCCCGGCCAACGTCTACGGCCCGCGTCAGGATCCGCATGGTGAGGCCGGTGTGGTGGCGATCTTCGCCCAGGCGCTGCTGGCGGGACGGCCCACCAAGATCTTCGGTGACGGCAGCGACACCCGGGACTACGTGTACGTGGACGACGTGGTCGATGCCTTCGTGAAGGCCTCCGGCACTGTTGGCGGCGGTCAGCGGTTCAATGTCGGCACCGGGGTGGACACGTCGACGCGCGAGATGCATACCGCGATCGCTTTGGCCGTGGGCGCGGCCGACGAACCGGAGATGCACCCGCCACGGCTCGGTGACCTGCGTCGTTCCCAGCTCGACATCAGCCGGGCCCGTGACGTGCTGGGCTGGCGGCCGGAGGTGGATCTGGCTGCGGGTATTCCGAAGACGGTCGAATACTTCCGGAGTAATTCTCGCTAA
- a CDS encoding glycosyltransferase family 2 protein has protein sequence MRFHDVWIIIPAFNEASIIGDVISDVRSVFPYVVCVDDGSRDETSDRALSAGAHVVRHPVNLGQGAAIQTGVEYARSRPGAKVFATFDADGQHQVKDVMRMIDRLDTDGADLVVGTRFANPDAHAVTHTPPLKRIILRAAAFLSPQSRALGLTDAHNGLRVFNKRVADELDLTMNGMSHAGEFISLAYENHWRVVEEPVEILYTDYSKSKGQPLLNGVNIVFDGLLRRRLSR, from the coding sequence ATGCGCTTTCACGACGTTTGGATCATCATCCCCGCCTTCAACGAGGCGAGCATCATCGGCGACGTCATCTCCGACGTGCGCTCGGTTTTCCCGTACGTGGTGTGTGTGGACGACGGCAGCCGCGATGAGACCAGCGACCGGGCGCTGAGCGCGGGCGCGCACGTGGTGCGTCACCCGGTCAACCTCGGCCAGGGGGCCGCGATCCAGACCGGCGTGGAGTACGCCAGGAGCCGGCCGGGGGCGAAGGTGTTCGCGACGTTCGACGCCGACGGTCAGCATCAGGTCAAGGACGTGATGCGGATGATCGACCGGCTGGACACCGACGGTGCCGATCTCGTGGTGGGCACCCGGTTCGCCAACCCCGACGCGCATGCGGTGACGCACACGCCCCCGCTCAAGCGGATCATCTTGCGGGCCGCGGCCTTCCTCAGCCCGCAGAGTCGCGCCCTCGGCCTGACCGACGCCCACAACGGACTGCGGGTGTTCAACAAGCGGGTCGCCGACGAACTCGACCTCACCATGAACGGCATGAGCCACGCCGGTGAGTTCATCTCACTGGCATACGAAAACCATTGGCGCGTGGTCGAGGAGCCCGTCGAGATCCTCTACACCGACTACTCGAAGTCGAAGGGTCAGCCGCTGCTCAACGGGGTGAACATCGTTTTCGACGGGTTGTTGCGCAGGAGGCTGTCCCGATGA
- a CDS encoding amidohydrolase family protein, with product MSYDVIVRNGLWFDGTGAHPRVRTLGIRDGVVATVSATPLDETGCPDVIDAGGKWVLPGFVDVHTHYDAEVLLDPGLRESVRHGVTTVLLGMCSLSTVYSDTEDAADLFSRVEAVPRQFVVGALEQHKTWSGPAEYVKAIDELPLGPNIASLLGHSDLRASVLGLDRATTRGVTPTDAELETMAAKLDEALDAGMLGLSGMDAAIDKLDGDRFRSRALPSTFATWRERRRLIKVLRKRGRMLQSAPNVAKVHEALNFFLESSGLFGRRRDVRMSLLVSADAKSSPGAVRVLGPGVRLLNRVLGAKVRFQHLPVPFELYSDGIDLPVFEEFGAGTAALHLKDQFERNKLLADPEYRRRFRKSFDRRVLGPTLWHRDFHDATIVECPDKTLIGKSFGQIADERGIHPLDAFLDVLVDNGERNVRWTTIVANDRPRFLDKLAKEPSVHMGFSDAGAHLRNMAFYNYPVKLLKRVRDAQLAGRPFMTTEHAVHRLTAEVADWFGVSAGTLREGDRADFVVIDPAGLNDTVEAYHEESVPFYGGLSRMVNRSDEAVLATAVNGAVVFRNGQFRDGYGESVKSGRYLRAGAEKLDHTPV from the coding sequence ATGTCCTACGACGTCATCGTTCGCAACGGCCTGTGGTTCGACGGCACCGGCGCCCACCCGCGGGTTCGCACGCTGGGTATTCGCGACGGGGTGGTGGCCACGGTGTCGGCCACGCCGCTCGACGAGACCGGCTGTCCGGATGTCATCGACGCCGGCGGCAAGTGGGTGCTGCCCGGTTTCGTCGACGTGCACACCCACTACGACGCCGAGGTCCTGCTCGATCCGGGCCTGCGGGAGTCGGTGCGGCACGGCGTGACCACCGTGCTGCTCGGCATGTGTTCGCTGTCGACGGTCTACTCCGACACCGAGGACGCTGCCGACCTCTTCAGCCGCGTCGAGGCCGTCCCGCGCCAGTTCGTGGTCGGCGCCCTGGAGCAGCACAAGACCTGGTCGGGCCCGGCCGAGTACGTGAAGGCCATCGACGAGTTGCCGCTGGGTCCGAATATCGCGTCGCTGCTGGGGCATTCGGACCTGCGCGCCTCGGTGCTGGGGTTGGACCGGGCGACCACGCGCGGTGTCACCCCGACCGACGCCGAGCTGGAGACCATGGCGGCCAAACTTGACGAGGCGCTCGACGCGGGAATGCTCGGCCTGTCCGGTATGGACGCGGCGATCGACAAGCTCGACGGGGACCGGTTCCGGTCCCGCGCGTTGCCGTCGACCTTCGCGACGTGGCGTGAGCGCCGGCGGCTGATCAAGGTCCTGCGCAAGCGTGGACGGATGCTGCAGAGCGCGCCGAACGTGGCCAAAGTTCATGAGGCACTGAACTTCTTCCTGGAGAGCAGCGGTTTGTTCGGCCGCCGCCGGGATGTGCGGATGAGCCTGCTGGTCTCGGCCGACGCCAAGTCCTCGCCCGGTGCGGTGCGGGTGCTGGGGCCGGGTGTGCGGCTGCTCAACCGTGTCCTCGGCGCCAAGGTGCGTTTCCAGCACCTGCCCGTGCCGTTCGAATTGTATTCGGACGGAATCGATCTGCCGGTCTTCGAGGAGTTCGGCGCGGGAACGGCCGCGCTGCATCTCAAGGATCAGTTCGAGCGCAACAAGCTGCTCGCCGATCCCGAGTACCGCCGCCGATTCCGCAAGTCGTTCGACCGTCGCGTGCTCGGACCGACCTTGTGGCACCGCGACTTCCACGACGCCACCATCGTGGAATGCCCCGACAAGACGCTGATCGGCAAGAGCTTCGGTCAGATCGCCGACGAGCGTGGCATCCACCCGCTCGATGCCTTCCTCGATGTGCTGGTCGACAACGGCGAAAGAAACGTGCGATGGACCACCATCGTGGCCAACGACCGGCCGAGGTTCCTCGACAAGCTGGCCAAGGAACCGTCGGTGCACATGGGTTTCTCGGATGCCGGTGCGCACCTGCGCAACATGGCGTTCTACAACTACCCGGTGAAGCTGCTCAAGCGCGTGCGTGATGCCCAGTTGGCCGGCCGGCCGTTCATGACCACCGAACATGCCGTACACCGCCTGACCGCCGAGGTGGCCGATTGGTTCGGCGTCTCGGCCGGCACGTTGCGCGAAGGCGACCGGGCCGATTTCGTGGTGATCGACCCGGCCGGCCTGAACGACACGGTCGAGGCCTATCACGAGGAATCGGTCCCGTTCTACGGCGGGCTGAGCCGCATGGTGAACCGCAGCGATGAGGCTGTGCTCGCGACGGCGGTCAACGGTGCCGTGGTGTTCCGCAACGGCCAGTTCCGCGACGGCTACGGTGAGTCGGTGAAGTCAGGACGCTACCTGCGGGCCGGTGCTGAAAAGCTGGACCATACGCCGGTCTGA
- a CDS encoding EspA/EspE family type VII secretion system effector: MGALDGFYSTWNKAKATFGVGVPTDGTQYDGSSQLLRMKATIESAEPDDRWQGSGSEAYAAANKEHASVYQKLADLDKQLSAEVSYAADVVTSGRANLDDTKSWVDDLVRSLPPGNAQDRDSHLVSIARAGIAKVDHIVQNANTEMSAIAERVTGLKGDFDALRNQKFASGTDSTDGTNGT, translated from the coding sequence GTGGGCGCGCTGGATGGCTTCTACTCCACGTGGAATAAAGCCAAGGCCACCTTTGGGGTAGGCGTCCCCACCGACGGCACCCAATACGACGGCAGCTCCCAGCTGCTGCGGATGAAGGCGACCATCGAATCGGCCGAGCCCGACGACCGCTGGCAAGGCTCCGGGTCCGAGGCTTACGCAGCCGCCAACAAAGAGCACGCAAGCGTCTACCAGAAACTCGCCGACCTGGACAAACAGCTGTCTGCCGAAGTCTCCTATGCCGCCGATGTCGTCACATCGGGGCGTGCCAACCTCGACGACACCAAGTCCTGGGTCGATGACTTGGTCAGATCGCTACCTCCCGGGAACGCTCAGGATCGAGACAGCCACCTGGTCTCGATTGCCCGCGCGGGCATCGCCAAGGTCGACCATATCGTTCAGAACGCCAACACCGAGATGAGCGCCATCGCAGAACGGGTCACCGGTCTCAAGGGCGATTTCGACGCGCTGAGGAATCAGAAGTTCGCATCGGGCACCGACAGCACGGACGGAACGAATGGGACATGA
- a CDS encoding alpha/beta fold hydrolase yields MTAVTHHRTTVDGVDTFYRAAGPVDAPVLLLPHGYPASSYVYRNLMARLGDRWRLIAPDLPGFGYSATPSLKDFGYTFAAYSRFLQSFVDAMSLDRYAIWLHDYGSQFGFQLAIAGPERVAGLVIQNGDIYEDAFGPKYAFLKESWDNPGPEARRRIAQHVTLHGFETEFRGELPDDVADRISPDLWTLHWSLMCTPERVANLIRLLEDQPTTLSWFAVEQAYLREHQPPALIVWGPHDGYMPEKSAQAYRRDLPDAPIHLLGGGHWLLETHLDEVVPLVDEFLTKVYAD; encoded by the coding sequence GTGACCGCAGTAACCCATCACCGGACCACCGTCGACGGTGTCGATACCTTCTATCGCGCGGCCGGCCCCGTCGACGCCCCGGTCCTCCTGCTCCCCCATGGCTACCCGGCCTCGTCCTACGTCTATCGCAACCTCATGGCGCGCCTCGGCGATCGATGGCGGTTGATCGCGCCGGATCTACCCGGATTCGGTTACAGCGCAACGCCTTCACTCAAGGACTTCGGCTACACCTTCGCCGCCTACAGCCGATTCCTGCAATCCTTCGTCGACGCCATGAGCCTGGACCGCTACGCGATCTGGTTACACGATTACGGCTCTCAGTTCGGGTTTCAGCTGGCCATTGCCGGTCCGGAACGGGTTGCGGGCCTTGTCATTCAGAACGGTGACATCTACGAGGACGCCTTCGGCCCGAAATACGCGTTCCTCAAGGAATCATGGGACAACCCTGGCCCCGAAGCCCGGCGCCGGATCGCCCAGCATGTGACACTGCACGGTTTCGAGACCGAGTTCCGCGGTGAACTTCCCGACGACGTCGCCGACCGGATCAGCCCCGACCTGTGGACGCTGCACTGGTCATTGATGTGCACACCGGAGCGCGTCGCCAATCTGATCCGGCTGCTGGAGGACCAACCCACCACGTTGAGCTGGTTCGCCGTGGAACAGGCCTACCTGCGTGAGCACCAGCCGCCGGCATTGATCGTATGGGGGCCGCATGACGGCTACATGCCGGAGAAGTCCGCCCAGGCATATCGACGCGATCTGCCCGACGCGCCGATCCACCTGCTCGGCGGAGGCCACTGGCTGCTGGAAACCCACCTCGACGAAGTGGTTCCGCTGGTCGACGAGTTCCTGACGAAGGTCTACGCCGACTAG
- a CDS encoding M1 family metallopeptidase, with the protein MTRSKKAAKKLVPPPVIDPYLPRNGNFGYRVSRYELELEYKVAINRLAGTATITAVTLAALRTFTLDLSGALAVSRVSVNGRRPAQYRCSGNKLSITLPSALPAGAAMTVVVRYNGTPRPIESFWGEVGFEELSNGALVAGQPNGAASWFPCDDHPSSKASYRIQISTDSPYYALANGELISRKARAGHTVWTYEQAEPTSSYLITLQIGQYESQRLTKTPVPMHAVLPARLRRNFEHDFADQPQMMKLFIKLFGPYPLASGYTVVVTDDELEIPLEAQGISIFGANHCDGHRGAERLIAHELAHQWFGNSVTARRWRDIWLHEGFACYAEWLWSEHSGGRTAAEWAEHYHEKLQGLPQDLLLSDPGPEDMFDDRVYKRGALTLHALRTRIGDHSFFALLRDWTARYRHSTAFTGDFTGLAAGYTDVPLQPLWQAWLYSKELPDL; encoded by the coding sequence GTGACCCGATCGAAGAAAGCTGCCAAGAAGTTGGTCCCACCGCCGGTCATCGATCCGTACCTGCCGCGCAACGGCAACTTCGGATACCGAGTGTCGCGGTACGAACTCGAGCTCGAATACAAGGTGGCGATCAACCGGCTGGCCGGGACCGCCACCATCACCGCGGTGACGCTGGCCGCGCTGCGCACCTTCACCCTCGATCTGTCCGGCGCCCTGGCCGTGTCCCGGGTTTCGGTGAACGGCCGACGCCCCGCGCAGTACCGATGTTCGGGCAACAAGTTGTCGATCACGCTGCCGTCGGCCTTGCCGGCCGGGGCCGCGATGACTGTCGTCGTCCGCTACAACGGAACCCCGCGCCCCATCGAATCCTTCTGGGGTGAGGTCGGTTTCGAGGAACTGTCCAACGGCGCCCTGGTGGCCGGCCAGCCCAACGGGGCGGCGTCCTGGTTCCCGTGCGACGACCACCCGAGCTCCAAGGCCAGCTACCGGATCCAGATCAGCACCGACAGCCCGTATTACGCGCTGGCCAATGGCGAGCTGATCTCCCGCAAGGCCCGCGCCGGGCACACCGTGTGGACCTACGAGCAGGCCGAACCGACGTCCAGTTACCTGATCACCCTGCAGATCGGCCAGTACGAGAGCCAGCGGTTGACCAAGACGCCGGTACCGATGCATGCGGTCTTGCCCGCCCGGTTGCGGCGCAATTTCGAGCACGACTTCGCAGATCAGCCGCAGATGATGAAGTTGTTCATCAAGCTGTTCGGCCCGTATCCCCTGGCCAGCGGGTACACCGTGGTGGTGACCGACGACGAACTCGAGATCCCGCTGGAGGCCCAGGGCATCTCGATCTTCGGGGCCAACCACTGCGACGGGCACCGAGGCGCCGAACGGTTGATCGCGCACGAACTGGCCCACCAGTGGTTCGGCAATTCGGTGACCGCACGACGCTGGCGCGACATCTGGCTGCACGAGGGCTTCGCCTGCTACGCGGAGTGGCTGTGGTCCGAGCACAGCGGCGGCCGCACCGCCGCCGAGTGGGCCGAGCACTACCACGAGAAGTTGCAGGGCCTGCCCCAGGATCTGCTGCTGTCCGATCCGGGCCCCGAGGACATGTTCGACGACCGTGTGTACAAGCGCGGCGCACTGACGCTGCACGCCCTGCGCACCCGGATCGGCGACCACAGTTTCTTTGCGCTGCTGAGGGATTGGACGGCCCGCTACCGGCACAGCACGGCGTTCACCGGCGATTTCACCGGGCTGGCCGCCGGCTATACCGACGTGCCGCTGCAGCCGCTGTGGCAGGCCTGGCTGTATTCGAAAGAGTTGCCGGACCTGTGA